The following are from one region of the Mauremys mutica isolate MM-2020 ecotype Southern chromosome 22, ASM2049712v1, whole genome shotgun sequence genome:
- the LOC123354620 gene encoding zinc finger MYM-type protein 1-like — MDKFLIKLPREKEEKGNSSSDGLSSTPSFETEVIQKKEVANPQDDKKRSFQQSWLSRFKWLEYNIKLNRAFCSVCKNCSEKKILIFSTKAEPTFISSGFQNWKHALRGFTSHEKSSCHKEAVMKYAALQSQVNVSALVSASYRKESQSARIALHNIFTSVQYLAQQGIALRGHNDSDSNLMQLLLLRSTDSEELRQWLNRTKYKWISHEVINEIIEMMAMTALRKIVQKIKASKFYAIVMDETTDLSRKEQVSFSLRFFSSEDWEIYEEFIGFYQTDTMDAASLFKIVEDTLLRCDLPFSDCRGQCYDGASNVSGKFTGVQARVKEREPRAEFVHCAAHSLNLATQDALHNIQECRYMFFMVKDLINAFRESPKRMAAFREFQSEGEPSLRPIEQRFSTESFTFAVKLEKLITEAANGSKQDIVQISEAFHGDINMEKLFLHLEMLSDICRLRNCQLTSVSEVKQFLKQNEGLSDLLSEVTILLKLFYTIPTTTCTAERSFSCLRRLKNYLRTTMSQERLNHLTFLHVHKNFTSELDIASLLDDFISRTKQRQKVFAAS; from the coding sequence ATggataaattcttaataaagttacccagagaaaaagaagaaaagggtaaTTCATCAAGTGATGGCCTGAGTTCAACACCCAGCTTTGAAACTGAAGTTATACAAAAGAAAGAAGTGGCAAATCCACAAGATGATAAGAAAAGGAGTTTTCAGCAATCTTGGCTATCAAGATTTAAGTGGTTGGAGTACAATATCAAATTAAACAGAGCTTTTTGCTCAGTctgcaaaaactgttctgaaaagaaGATCTTAATATTTTCTACGAAGGCTGAACCAACATTTATTTCATCTGGATTTCAAAATTGGAAACATGCATTGCGTGGTTTTACATCACACGAAAAATCCTCCTGTCACAAGGAAGCAGTAATGAAATATGCTGCTCTGCAATCACAGGTAAATGTTTCTGCACTAGTGTCAGCCAGTTACAGAAAAGAATCGCAGTCAGCTAGGATTgcactgcacaacatttttacCAGTGTTCAGTACCTAGCTCAACAAGGAATAGCACTACGTGGACATAATGACAGTGATTCAAATTTGATGCAGCTCTTGTTGCTACGCAGTACAGATTCTGaggaactgagacagtggctCAATCGCACAAAATACAAGTGGATATCACATGAGGTTATTAATGAAATAATCGAAATGATGGCAATGACGGCGCTAAGAAAAATTGTGCAAAAGATAAAGGCTTCTAAGTTTTATGCCATTGTAATGGATGAGACTACCGATTTGTCAAGAAAAGAACAAGTAAGTTTTTCTTTAAGGTTCTTTTCTAGTGAAGACTGGGAGATTTATGAGGAGTTTATTGGGTTTTACCAAACTGACACAATggatgctgcttctcttttcaaaATTGTGGAAGATACACTTCTCAGGTGtgatttgcccttttctgattgcCGGGGGCAGTGTTACGACGGAGCCAGTAATGTGTCTGGCAAATTTACTGGGGTCCAAGCCAGAGTGAAGGAACGAGagccgagagcagaatttgtgcaTTGTGCTGCACATTCTCTTAACCTTGCCACGCAGGATGCCCTGCATAATATTCAAGAGTGTCGTTATATGTTTTTTATGGTGAAAGATCTCATCAATGCCTTCAGGGAGTCACCAAAACGTATGGCAGCATTCAGAGAGTTTCAGAGTGAAGGAGAACCTTCTTTACGACCAattgaacagaggttttcaacAGAAAGCTTTACATTCGCAGTAAAATTGGAGAAGCTTATAACTGAGGCAGCAAATGGCTCAAAACAGGACATTGTCCAAATAAGTGAAGCATTCCATGGTGACATCAACATGGAGAAACTAtttcttcatttagaaatgttgagTGATATTTGCAGATTGAGAAATTGCCAGCTCACTTCAGTGAGTGAAGTGAAgcaatttctaaaacaaaatgaaggcttAAGTGACCTGTTGTCAGAAGTTACAATTCTCCTGAAATTATTCTACACAATTCCGACTACAACCTGCACCGCTGAGCGATCATTCAGTTGCTTGCGCCGACTGAAAAATTATTTGCGAACAACAATGAGCCAAGAACGTCTAAATCACTTGACATTTCTGCACGTTCATAAAAACTTTACCTCTGAATTGGACATTGCAAGTCTCCTGGATGACTTCATTTCAAGAACCAAACAACGACAAaaagtgtttgctgcctcctaa